A genomic region of Torulaspora delbrueckii CBS 1146 chromosome 7, complete genome contains the following coding sequences:
- the LYS5 gene encoding holo-[acyl-carrier-protein] synthase (similar to Saccharomyces cerevisiae LYS5 (YGL154C); ancestral locus Anc_2.314) produces the protein MEDLLSSVELNQDWEGLIVVDVDHANLSDDFTFETAMRYLSLTHQVKIRQRKTEKARRIALCNRLLQLFGCSVIGDIPFEEVQFEYGSHGKPYLKNSPAISFSMSNGEQYVVQFILLQKCTGRLDVGIDVAAKSDYIGHDDVEVFRDIFSEREYNHFKACGNELKPSLFAYYWSLKECYTKYTGLGLNCDLSRIDCGEVDVPVMSARLQCKMDEDSILFHSTWVEPDCEEIITVCRQDSGQVRWLQNGPRVYRISLLDILSFFEKTPKRSPKHSIE, from the coding sequence ATGGAGGATCTACTCTCCAGTGTGGAGCTGAATCAGGATTGGGAGGGTTTGATAGTTGTGGATGTCGATCATGCAAACTTGTCAGACGATTTTACTTTCGAAACTGCCATGAGGTACCTGTCACTAACTCATCAGGTCAAAATTCGCCAGAGAAAGACGGAGAAGGCTAGGCGAATTGCCCTCTGCAACAGACTGTTGCAATTGTTTGGATGTTCAGTGATAGGAGATATACCATTCGAGGAAGTTCAATTCGAATATGGTAGTCATGGCAAGCCgtacttgaagaattcaccAGCGATCTCATTTAGTATGTCCAATGGCGAGCAGTATGTTGTCCAGTTCATACTGCTGCAAAAATGTACTGGCAGATTAGACGTTGGAATCGATGTAGCTGCGAAGAGTGACTATATTGGCCATGATGATGTGGAAGTGTTCCGTGATATCTTCTCTGAACGAGAATATAACCATTTTAAGGCCTGTGGTAACGAGCTCAAGCCTAGCTTATTCGCATACTATTGGTCCTTGAAAGAGTGCTATACCAAATACACAGGTCTAGGGCTCAATTGTGACTTATCAAGGATCGATTGCGGCGAGGTTGATGTTCCAGTGATGAGCGCTCGACTACAATGTAAGATGGATGAGGACTCAATATTATTTCACTCCACCTGGGTAGAACCTGACTGTGAGGAGATTATTACTGTATGCCGTCAGGATTCTGGTCAAGTTCGATGGCTTCAAAATGGTCCAAGAGTCTATCGGATAAGTTTACTTGACattctttcattcttcGAGAAAACACCCAAACGGTCGCCTAAACACTCAATTGAGTGA
- the PBI2 gene encoding Pbi2p (similar to Saccharomyces cerevisiae PBI2 (YNL015W); ancestral locus Anc_2.310) — translation MAGKSFIVTLKESAPDAQVAQFKRSINELGGAITHEFSLIKGYTVKLPEELHINKLKEGFNPIIANVEEDKEVHTQN, via the coding sequence ATGGCGGGCAAATCATTTATCGTCACTCTAAAAGAGTCCGCACCAGATGCACAAGTAGCACAGTTCAAGCGCTCGATTAACGAGCTCGGTGGGGCTATTACTCATGAGTTCTCACTAATTAAGGGTTATACTGTCAAATTGCCCGAAGAACTACACATCAACAAGCTCAAGGAAGGTTTCAATCCAATCATTGCTAATGTGGAAGAGGACAAGGAGGTTCATACTCAAAATTAA
- the CDC43 gene encoding protein geranylgeranyltransferase type I subunit CDC43 (similar to Saccharomyces cerevisiae CDC43 (YGL155W); ancestral locus Anc_2.312) — protein MISQLDNRKHVKFLKRHLELLPSSHQEHDPNKMAIIFYSIMGLAALKIDVCKEYKANLHWLHKHYRTIRSPDSQETISGFTGSFSMLISSVNCLSLPNTLFAILTCRTLKDEEFFHEIIDPKGVASFVGRCQDPEVGSFTSTLDYKRLIPSPVDTGDLRFCYIAVAILQLIGFTNEGELKEFIDVEKLIQYILAQQCADGGFGSYGEPHAGYTSCALSALSLLGKLDRLSDCFKERTISWLVSRQVSNQGCMRFQEGNDCFDSEDHGGFQGRENKFADTCYVFWCLNSLRLLTPDGCELPIQPDLAEDFLINRTQNNVIGGFSKNDQDDPDLYHTCLGIAALAMLDGSFDGVLFIPKGITV, from the coding sequence ATGATCTCTCAACTGGACAATAGAAAACATGTTaaatttttgaagagacaCTTGGAGCTGCTGCCATCCAGTCATCAGGAACATGATCCAAATAAGATGGCCATAATATTTTATTCAATAATGGGACTTGCCGCTCTCAAAATTGATGTCTGTAAGGAATACAAGGCTAATTTGCATTGGTTACATAAGCATTACAGGACAATACGATCGCCTGATAGTCAAGAGACAATTTCCGGATTTACAGGTAGTTTCTCGATGCTGATCTCTTCTGTGAATTGCTTGAGTTTACCAAATACATTGTTTGCAATATTAACTTGCAGAACTttaaaagatgaagagtttttccATGAGATCATTGATCCAAAGGGTGTCGCTAGCTTTGTGGGAAGATGTCAAGATCCCGAGGTCGGATCTTTTACCTCGACTCTTGATTATAAACGTTTAATTCCTTCCCCAGTTGACACCGGGGATCTCAGATTCTGTTATATCGCCGTTGCTATTCTACAGCTAATTGGTTTTACTAATGAAGGTGAATTAAAAGAGTTTATTGACGTTGAGAAACTCATTCAATACATCCTTGCACAACAATGTGCTGATGGTGGGTTTGGATCGTATGGTGAACCACACGCAGGCTACACATCTTGCGCGCTATCAGCTTTATCCTTGCTGGGCAAGCTTGATAGACTGAGCGACTGTTTCAAGGAACGGACGATTTCATGGTTGGTGAGTCGACAGGTATCCAATCAGGGTTGCATGCGTTTCCAAGAGGGCAACGATTGTTTTGATTCTGAGGATCATGGTGGTTTCcaaggaagagaaaacaAATTTGCGGACACCTGTTACGTGTTTTGGTGTCTCAATTCACTTCGATTACTGACACCAGATGGTTGCGAGCTTCCCATCCAACCAGATCTAGCAGAAGATTTCTTAATCAACAGAACACAGAATAATGTTATCGGTGGCTTCAGTAAAAATGATCAGGATGATCCGGACCTCTATCACACATGCCTGGGGATCGCCGCATTGGCCATGCTGGACGGTTCTTTCGATGGGGTCCTTTTCATACCGAAAGGAATTACAGTATAA
- the AMS1 gene encoding alpha-mannosidase (similar to Saccharomyces cerevisiae AMS1 (YGL156W); ancestral locus Anc_2.311) yields the protein MFDPQFKPVQGIYEARLRQFLDEGDYKELNLPRFYDKGRLELDQDRVKVWWYQVEFEPGSSPVAPDKRPSWESVIKADREGKLKFREARKGQAFGPSWSTTWFKVELKVPKEWRDSQEQLVFQWDCENEGIIIDPETLIPKTAFSGSERTEYLLPAIQDGHHYFYIEAGNNGMFGCGNGSQINPPDDNRIFTLRIADLVRPDWEARALRIDFWMLGDAARELPDDSWQKHRARDLGNRVMNMFDSEDRSSVKKCRDFLRDEYFDQYNDSEKVYDKGDLGVLTNVFGMGNCHIDTAWLWPFAETRRKIVRSWSSQCTLMDSYPEYQFVASQAQQFKWLLQEHPSFFKDVLTPKVQQSQFFPIGGSWVENDTNIPSGESLARQFLLGQRFFLKHFGLKSSIFWLPDTFGYSSQVPQICCLSGIDKFLTQKLSWNNINSFPHSTFNWAGIDGSQLLTHMPPGNTYTALAHFGDVLRTAKQNKSAEFYGSGLMLYGIGDGGGGPTTEMLEKMRRIRSLSNRNGNVIPKLQVGNTVDEFYEDIMQKTDRGKRLPTWSGELYFEFHRGTYTSQAQTKKLMRFSEIKLHDLEWLASKASLLFPDQYEYPVNDINQLWEDVLLCQFHDVLPGSCIEMVYKYEAVPMLKAVVDKCDELINDVLKVLQGNSGDKLIKKQTIAWPQSSVTDAQAAHEVTLDEKDDHFILSNGELTTRINSKTGTIQSIVDSKSGTEFLDLEHGRNKLGANQFVIFDDKPLSWQAWDTELYSVNQYKYLDKPKSVKIGEHTKDICTVEVVVVVSENCKIKSNISLRTVKPNTMNESTIDIVTVVENWDATNKFLKVEFPVNVRNEFASYETQFGITKRPTHYNTSWDVAKFEVCHHKFADYSEFSKGVSILNDCKYGFSTHGNLMRLSLLRSPKAPDAHADMGTHEIRYSIYPHKGQLSSKTVKLGLELNFKNQYHVSSKIAKKFDDLIGIEGDDNIVLSNLKRGEEDQELKSNYALQPLDKTTLIVRVYESLGGESNAALLTCLPIKKVDKIDNLEMKSIESLTFKSFDKITKVPIKLKPFEIASYRLTV from the coding sequence ATGTTTGATCCACAGTTTAAACCAGTGCAAGGCATCTACGAGGCTCGGTTGAGGCAGTTTCTCGATGAAGGTGATTATAAGGAGCTTAATCTACCTCGGTTCTACGACAAGGGTCGTCTTGAATTGGACCAGGATAGGGTGAAAGTTTGGTGGTATCAGGTAGAGTTTGAGCCTGGTTCATCACCAGTGGCTCCAGATAAGAGGCCATCTTGGGAATCGGTGATTAAAGCTGATCGAGAGGGGAAGTTGAAGTTTCGTGAGGCCCGGAAAGGCCAGGCATTTGGTCCCAGTTGGTCTACAACGTGGTTCAAAgttgaattgaaagttCCTAAAGAATGGAGGGATTCGCAGGAACAATTGGTGTTTCAGTGGGATTGTGAGAACGAAGGCATTATAATCGATCCGGAGACTTTAATCCCCAAAACTGCTTTCTCAGGTAGTGAGAGGACTGAATACTTGCTGCCTGCGATCCAGGACGGGCATCATTACTTCTACATCGAAGCTGGTAATAATGGAATGTTTGGTTGTGGTAACGGCTCACAGATCAACCCACCGGATGACAACAGGATATTCACTTTGAGAATTGCAGACCTTGTTAGGCCAGATTGGGAAGCTCGTGCATTGCGTATCGACTTCTGGATGCTAGGTGATGCTGCTCGTGAACTACCAGACGATTCTTGGCAGAAGCACAGGGCTAGAGACCTAGGGAATCGTGTAATGAATATGTTTGATAGTGAAGACCGTTCCAGTGTGAAGAAATGCCGGGATTTTCTCAGAGATGAGTATTTTGACCAGTACAATGATTCGGAGAAAGTGTACGATAAAGGTGATCTTGGTGTGTTGACCAATGTCTTCGGGATGGGAAATTGTCACATTGATACTGCGTGGTTGTGGCCATTTGCAGAGACACGTCGTAAAATTGTCAGATCGTGGTCTTCACAATGTACGTTGATGGATAGCTATCCAGAATATCAATTTGTCGCTTCACAAGCACAACAGTTCAAATGGTTACTCCAAGAACATcccagtttcttcaaagatgtgCTTACACCTAAGGTTCAACAATCACAGTTCTTCCCTATTGGCGGCTCTTGGGTGGAAAATGATACTAATATTCCATCGGGTGAATCGCTTGCGAGACAGTTTCTGCTGGGCCAGAGATTTTTCCTCAAACATTTTGGGCTGAAATCTAGTATTTTTTGGTTACCTGATACGTTTGGTTATTCTTCCCAAGTGCCACAGATCTGTTGCTTATCCGGtattgataaattcttgacTCAAAAGTTGTCATGGAATAATATCAACAGTTTCCCTCACTCGACTTTTAATTGGGCAGGTATCGACGGATCTCAATTGTTGACCCATATGCCACCGGGGAATACTTATACTGCGCTTGCTCATTTTGGAGACGTCTTGCGTACTGCAAAGCAAAATAAATCAGCAGAGTTTTATGGCTCCGGTTTAATGCTGTACGGTATTGGAGATGGTGGAGGTGGTCCAACCACTGAAATGCTGGAGAAAATGAGACGTATTCGTTCTTTATCCAACCGCAATGGTAATGTGATTCCTAAGCTGCAAGTCGGTAATACTGTCGACGAATTCTATGAAGATATTATGCAAAAAACTGACCGGGGCAAGAGATTACCAACTTGGTCTGGTGAGCTGTACTTCGAGTTTCACAGAGGTACATATACCAGTCAGGCCCAAACTAAGAAGCTGATGAGATTCTCGGAGATTAAACTGCACGACTTGGAATGGCTGGCCTCCAAGGCATCTCTCTTGTTCCCGGACCAGTACGAGTACCCAGTCAACGATATAAATCAACTATGGGAAGATGTTTTGTTGTGCCAGTTTCACGACGTTTTGCCCGGCTCATGTATTGAAATGGTCTACAAGTATGAAGCAGTTCCAATGTTAAAAGCGGTTGTGGATAAGTGCGATGAATTAATCAATGACGTTCTCAAAGTGTTGCAAGGTAATTCGGGTGACAAATTAATAAAGAAGCAGACAATAGCTTGGCCCCAGTCATCGGTCACTGATGCTCAAGCCGCTCATGAAGTAACacttgatgagaaagatgacCACTTCATTTTGAGCAATGGAGAGTTGACCACTCGGATAAATTCAAAGACCGGTACTATTCAGAGTATTGTGGACTCTAAAAGTGGTACGGAGTTCTTAGACTTGGAGCATGGCAGGAATAAACTTGGTGCAAACCAGTTTGTGATTTTCGATGACAAACCTTTATCTTGGCAGGCTTGGGATACAGAACTGTACTCCGTCAACCAGTATAAGTACCTCGACAAACCCAAGAGCGTAAAGATTGGTGAGCACACGAAGGACATCTGTACGGTTGAAgtagttgttgttgtcTCTGAAAAttgcaagatcaaatcaaatATATCTCTGCGTACCGTTAAGCCAAATACCATGAATGAAAGCACTATTGATATCGTCACTGTTGTGGAAAATTGGGATGCGACGAAtaagttcttgaaggtgGAATTTCCAGTCAACGTCCGTAACGAATTTGCCTCTTACGAGACTCAATTTGGTATCACCAAGAGACCAACTCATTACAACACATCATGGGACGTAGCCAAATTCGAAGTTTGTCATCATAAGTTCGCTGATTACTCCGAGTTCAGTAAAGGTGTTTCAATTCTAAATGACTGCAAGTACGGCTTTTCCACGCATGGTAACTTGATGAGGCTTTCATTGTTGCGTTCTCCCAAGGCTCCCGATGCCCATGCAGACATGGGAACTCATGAGATCAGGTACTCAATCTATCCACATAAGGGCCAACTATCAAGTAAGACTGTTAAACTTGGTTTAGAGCTTAACTTCAAGAACCAGTACCATGTCTCATCCAAAATTGCCAAAAAGTTCGACGACCTCATTGGAATCGAGGGCGATGACAACATTGTCTTGTCCAATCTGAAGAGAGGTGAGGAAGATCAAGAGCTCAAATCAAACTATGCTCTTCAACCTCTCGACAAAACAACCTTGATTGTGAGAGTATACGAGTCGCTTGGTGGTGAATCCAATGCAGCTTTATTGACCTGCTTACCCATAAAGAAAGTTGATAAGATTGATaatttggagatgaaaTCTATCGAATCGttgaccttcaaatctttcgATAAAATCACCAAAGTACCAATCAAGCTAAAGCCGTTTGAAATCGCTTCATATAGGCTTACAGTTTGA
- the PEX14 gene encoding Pex14p (similar to Saccharomyces cerevisiae PEX14 (YGL153W); ancestral locus Anc_2.315), translating to MSEVKDDRRQLFDSAVSFLSDDSVKNAPLTKKIEFLQSKGLTQEEVELALKEAQNPRRQPNLSYKELSGASGAPREDIMYEAVPPPIPRRDWKDYFIMATATAGLFYGVYELTRRYVVPNILPEAKSKLEQDKEEIQSYFDKVDKVLNAIEQEQEKVRNKDDEKLEELEATIYQLRTCLDQTTKSRDKMEDEFKMLKLEMINLQTTIDKYILNNKNVKELEKINTEVNSLKSLISATMAEDASGASTESLGLKSPLAKNLVPGAKDIPSAAEILAKLNMGKKDSDSSIPAWKKAREESVGSAGLSIPEWQKKSLNEVVVPNWQENLETAEMEEENKNNESN from the coding sequence ATGTCTGAAGTGAAAGATGACAGGAGGCAGTTGTTTGATTCTGCAGTTTCTTTCCTAAGCGATGACAGTGTGAAGAACGCTCCCTTAACTAAGAAGATAGAGTTTCTACAATCGAAGGGTTTGAcacaagaagaagtggagttggctttgaaggaagctCAAAACCCACGTAGACAGCCTAATTTGTCCTACAAAGAACTTAGTGGAGCTAGTGGTGCTCCACGGGAAGATATTATGTATGAAGCTGTACCACCACCAATACCCAGGCGTGACTGGAAGGATTACTTCATAATGGCTACAGCTACTGCGGGATTATTTTATGGAGTATACGAACTTACTAGACGGTATGTTGTACCCAATATTCTACCCGAGGCAAAGAGTAAGCTGGAGCAGgataaagaagagatccaaaGTTACTTCGACAAAGTCGATAAAGTTCTTAACGCAATCGAGCAAGAGCAGGAGAAAGTGCGCAATAAGGACGATGAGAAATTAGAGGAGCTCGAGGCTACTATATACCAATTACGGACATGTTTGGACCAAACCACTAAGAGTAGAGATAAGATGGAAGATGAGttcaagatgttgaagtTGGAGATGatcaatcttcaaaccaCAATAGACAAATATATTCTGAACAATAAAAATGTTAAAGAACTGGAGAAGATTAATACTGAAgtcaactctttgaagagcttaaTCAGTGCTACTATGGCAGAAGACGCAAGTGGCGCCAGCACAGAGAGTTTAGGTTTAAAATCACCACTTGCTAAAAACCTCGTACCAGGCGCGAAGGACATTCCATCAGCAGCTGAGATTTTGGCGAAGTTGAACATGGGCAAGAAGGATTCAGATTCTAGTATACCAGCTTGGAAAAAGGCAAGAGAGGAATCGGTTGGTTCTGCAGGTCTTTCGATACCAGAATGGCAGAAAAAGTCTCTGAACGAAGTGGTCGTACCAAACTGGCAAGAGAATTTGGAGACAGCAGAGATGGAAGAGGAAAACAAGAATAACGAATCGAACTAG
- the YFH1 gene encoding ferroxidase (similar to Saccharomyces cerevisiae YFH1 (YDL120W); ancestral locus Anc_2.309) translates to MLRRITSTILTRTVTRAVTPTICLSMPQLTLRPAIRYYSIESTDGHAIPQEVLKMTAGEYHQAADTFLETLLDELEAISDDLPDVVPDVELTQGVMTLEVTPVGTYVINKQPPNKQIWLSSPISGPNRFDLCKGEWVSLRDGSRLLDILNGELQQATGHSL, encoded by the coding sequence ATGCTTCGCAGAATTACCAGTACTATATTAACTAGAACAGTCACAAGGGCTGTGACACCCACTATTTGTCTTTCAATGCCTCAATTGACCCTACGCCCCGCAATTCGCTATTATTCAATCGAATCAACCGATGGCCATGCCATCCCACAGGAAGTGCTCAAGATGACCGCTGGCGAGTATCATCAAGCAGCAGATACTTTCCTGGAGACTTTGttggatgaattggaagctATTAGTGACGATTTGCCCGATGTAGTGCCTGATGTAGAACTCACACAGGGTGTGATGACACTTGAAGTGACCCCTGTGGGAACCTATGTTATTAACAAGCAACCTCCTAACAAGCAAATCTGGCTATCATCACCGATCTCGGGTCCCAATCGTTTCGATCTGTGCAAGGGAGAGTGGGTCTCTTTGAGAGATGGATCCAGGTTGCTGGACATACTCAACGGTGAGCTGCAACAGGCTACGGGGCATAGTCTGTAA
- the HEM25 gene encoding Hem25p (similar to Saccharomyces cerevisiae YDL119C; ancestral locus Anc_2.313) translates to MSERPTKTSSHLIGGFVGGLSSAITLQPLDLLKTRLQQSKDITLWSAIKQADGIRSLWRGTLTSAIRTSIGSALYLSSLNMMRTALASNKKSGPILSKSSRLPQLSMYENLLAGAVARGMVGYITMPVTVLKVRYESTLYKYTSIREATRDIYSKEGIRGFFRGFGPTCMRDAPYSGLYVLLYEKSKVLIPKILPEAMIQHDSTGSFTTYTSTTINALSAISSASLATAVTAPFDTIKTRMQLEPSKFTSFSKTLLLIVKQENAMQLFSGLSMRLSRKALSAGIAWGIYEELVKRFM, encoded by the coding sequence ATGTCTGAAAGACCAACGAAGACCAGTTCGCATCTCATTGGAGGGTTTGTGGGAGGTCTCTCCTCTGCCATTACTTTACAACCTTTGGATCTCTTAAAGACACGACTACAACAGAGCAAAGATATCACACTATGGTCAGCAATAAAACAAGCTGATGGTATTCGAAGCCTATGGAGGGGTACGCTGACATCAGCTATCAGAACGTCTATCGGTAGCGCACTTTACCTGTCCAGTCTTAATATGATGAGAACAGCCCTAGCATCTAACAAGAAGAGCGGTCCCATACTGAGCAAGAGCAGTAGACTACCGCAGCTGTCAATGTATGAGAACCTGTTAGCTGGTGCAGTTGCAAGAGGGATGGTGGGCTACATTACTATGCCCGTAACGGTTCTAAAAGTGAGGTATGAGTCAACTTTATACAAATACACTAGCATACGCGAAGCTACTAGAGACATTTACTCAAAGGAAGGAATCAGAGGGTTTTTCAGAGGGTTTGGCCCAACTTGTATGAGAGACGCACCTTATTCAGGGCTATATGTCCTACTATATGAGAAATCGAAAGTTTTGATACCCAAGATACTACCAGAAGCAATGATCCAACATGATTCGACTGGGAGTTTCACCACATATACATCAACCACTATTAACGCATTGAGTGCCATTTCATCAGCAAGTCTTGCCACCGCCGTGACAGCGCCCTTCGATACGATCAAGACAAGAATGCAACTGGAGCCCTCTAAATTTACCAGCTTTTCGAAGACCCTTCTGTTAATCGTTAAGCAAGAAAATGCAATGCAGTTATTCAGTGGGCTGAGTATGAGGTTATCCAGAAAGGCACTAAGTGCAGGGATTGCATGGGGCATATATGAAGAACTGGTAAAAAGGTTCATGTAA
- the EXP1 gene encoding Exp1p (similar to Saccharomyces cerevisiae YDL121C; ancestral locus Anc_2.308), with protein MDLYAFLVVFALVLLFVVLLPTVSGIGSFSVNKSGRKVTSTSKKEKGKKPFKFELKKDADVERTETGLSTAHKTGKLEIDPRTGLKRRVIGKYDENPNNYDYDLDELVNEDRIEEEKAQAQRLKQFQGSTEKAYEELV; from the coding sequence ATGGATCTATACGCTTTCTTGGTGGTTTTCGCACTAGTACTCTTGTTTGTGGTACTATTGCCGACTGTGTCTGGTATTGGAAGCTTCAGCGTTAATAAAAGTGGTAGAAAGGTCACTAGTACctcaaagaaggagaagggCAAGAAACCGTTCAAGTTTGAGTTAAAGAAGGATGCAGATGTCGAGCGTACAGAAACTGGACTTTCAACAGCACACAAAACTGGTAAGCTCGAAATAGACCCTAGAACAGGTCTAAAGAGACGGGTCATTGGCAAATACGATGAGAATCCTAATAACTACGATTATGACTTGGACGAACTTGTGAATGAGGATAGAAtcgaagaggaaaaggcACAGGCTCAACGTTTAAAACAGTTCCAAGGAAGCACGGAGAAGGCATATGAAGAACTTGTATAG